GCCGCGACGATTCATTCCCGGCGCCAGAATCAGTTTCCGCCCCGGATGTAACGCCAGAAGGGCTGTCACAAATATTATTCCGCTCAGAAGTCTTACCTCGGTTACCCAGAGAATTGGCGAGCGCTCCAGGACCGGCTTCATCACTATAACGCCAATTCCGCCTGCCAGATATGATAGTGCCCCCAGCGATATCCCGAGCCAGAGACGTTTCTTGTCTGCGGGAGCGCCATTGTTTTTGTTTTTGATCACCGTTGTCAGCACTGCCGCTACAATGAGTGATGCCCCGGCAAGCTGCATCCAGGTCAGTCTCTCATCCAGGAATAATACCGATAAGATAATGATAGTCGGGCTGTACAGGCAGGCAAGAATCGCCGCCAGTCCCGCCCCCAGAATATTCAAACTGGTCAGAAACAAGGTATCGGCAACCGCCAGCCCCAGAAAACCGCTCAGGAATAGCAGGAGATAATCGGAAACAGGCGCATCATGAAACAGAGTCTGCCCGAAAAGATAGATGGTCGGAAGAAAGAGAAGAAACGCCAGAATATTCTTGAAGAGGTTAAGACCGAGAGGGTGGAATTTTTCTCCGCTCTTTTTGAATAATATTACCGCCACAGCCCAAACCAGCGCCGTGACCAGCGCGATTATCTCGCCGAAATATGCTGTTTCACCGCTCACTTTTTTCCTATTTCAACTGCCGTTTGAAGGGTCATGCATTATATTGGCGGGGAAAGTAATAAAGAGCGGCGGCAATAGCAAGAGGAGGTCTCAAATTCGCTTTAGCCGCCTCTGTTGGATAAACCGTATTAAATCCGATTGTTGATTAAAGGAAAGGAGAGTATGATGAAAAGCCTGATGATTGTTTCACTGGGAATTATCTTTAGCATTTTTTTGACGGCGACAAATCTTTCGGCGCACTGCGAAATCCCCTGCGGCATCTATGAGGATTCCACCCGCTTTTATCTTATATCCGAAGATATCGCCACTATTGAAAAATCGATGGACCAGATAACATCGCTTTCCGCCACCGCCGACAAGAACTATAATCAGATTGTCCGGTGGATTACCAATAAAGAAGCCCATGCCGACAAATTAATGGAGATTGTCTCGCAGTATTTTCTGACCCAGCGGATTGCTCCGGTGGCGCCTGAGGACAAGGCGAAATATGATGAGTATCTCAACAAGGTTTCGCTACTGCATCAGATGCTGGTGGCGGCGATGAAATGCAAACAGACCACCGATAAGACCCACATCGAGACGCTGAAAAATCTGCTGGCGAAATTCCGGGAGGCATATTTTAAAGGGAAATAAGGCGGAAATTTAAGAGTTGGGGTGTCGTGCGCTTCGATGAACAGGAGTGATGGGTTTTTCGTCCTCCTGAAGCGCTACTATCGCCAATCGGGCTCAGACTGTCGGTGCATAACCTGAAGAAACAAAGAATAACAGCGGGTAATCAGTGAACTAAC
The Candidatus Zixiibacteriota bacterium genome window above contains:
- a CDS encoding DMT family transporter — translated: MSGETAYFGEIIALVTALVWAVAVILFKKSGEKFHPLGLNLFKNILAFLLFLPTIYLFGQTLFHDAPVSDYLLLFLSGFLGLAVADTLFLTSLNILGAGLAAILACLYSPTIIILSVLFLDERLTWMQLAGASLIVAAVLTTVIKNKNNGAPADKKRLWLGISLGALSYLAGGIGVIVMKPVLERSPILWVTEVRLLSGIIFVTALLALHPGRKLILAPGMNRRGWGFTIAGSLAGAYFSMLLWLTGLKFTQASIAAALNQTTNIFIFLLAVIFLKEPVTARRVFGIILAVAGALLVTFG
- a CDS encoding superoxide dismutase [Ni], which gives rise to MMKSLMIVSLGIIFSIFLTATNLSAHCEIPCGIYEDSTRFYLISEDIATIEKSMDQITSLSATADKNYNQIVRWITNKEAHADKLMEIVSQYFLTQRIAPVAPEDKAKYDEYLNKVSLLHQMLVAAMKCKQTTDKTHIETLKNLLAKFREAYFKGK